Genomic segment of Ferviditalea candida:
ATCAAAGCAACCATATATGTAACTATCAAGCGGGGCGTACTGGATCCGCAGGGGAATGCCGTACAGGGAGCGCTGCATTCGATGGGATTCGATGAAGTGGGCAGCGTCCGCATCGGCAAATACATGGAGCTGGAGCTGAACACGGATAACCGCGCGGAAGCGGATAACCGGGTAAAAGCGATGTGCGAGAAGCTGCTGGCCAATACAGTCATTGAGGACTACCGTTTCGAACTTCAATAAGGTCTGAGTCCGAAGCCGGAGTGGTACTACCGTTTCGAACTTCAATAAGGTCTGAGTCCGAAGCCGGAGTGGTACTACCGTTTCGAACTGCTATCATCAGTATTTGTCGATGATCGTGTTTTGCACTATTTGACCACATAAGAATTTACAAGTTTCCGGTCATTCGGAAAGGCAAATTCTTATTGGCATAAAAACCCACCTTTAAAAGCGGTCACTCATCATTGAATTAGCTTCGATAAAGGTTTTTTTAAGAGGAGGAAGTTCACATGAATTTTGCCGTTCTGGTATTCCCCGGCTCGAACTGTGATCTGGACTGCCACAAAGCGGTTGAGCAGACGCTGCGGCAGCCGGTGGATTATGTATGGCATACGGAAACGGATTTGTCCAAGTATGACTGCATTATTGTACCCGGAGGCTTTTCCTACGGCGACTACTTGCGTTCCGGAGCGATCGCCCGGTTTGCGCCGGTTATGGATGCGCTGGTGAAAGCCGCGGAAGAGGGAAAATACATTCTCGGAATCTGCAACGGATTTCAGATTTTGCTGGAGACGGGCTTGCTTCCCGGCGCCATGCTGCGCAACAAGACGCTGAAGTTTCGCTGCCATAAGGTGATGCTGCGTGTGGAGAACAACCGGACCCCGTTCACGAAGGATTATGGGCCGGGTGAATTGATCGATATCCCGATTGCGCATGGGGAAGGCAATTACTATTGTGATGAGGAAACCTTGAAGAAGCTGAAAGCGAACGATCAGATTGTGTTCCGTTACGCGGACGA
This window contains:
- the purQ gene encoding phosphoribosylformylglycinamidine synthase subunit PurQ, with product MNFAVLVFPGSNCDLDCHKAVEQTLRQPVDYVWHTETDLSKYDCIIVPGGFSYGDYLRSGAIARFAPVMDALVKAAEEGKYILGICNGFQILLETGLLPGAMLRNKTLKFRCHKVMLRVENNRTPFTKDYGPGELIDIPIAHGEGNYYCDEETLKKLKANDQIVFRYADENPNGSIDDIAGICNEQGNVVGMMPHPERAVDMILGSEDGKRMFTSVLRTWREKHDPAVIG
- the purS gene encoding phosphoribosylformylglycinamidine synthase subunit PurS, whose product is MIKATIYVTIKRGVLDPQGNAVQGALHSMGFDEVGSVRIGKYMELELNTDNRAEADNRVKAMCEKLLANTVIEDYRFELQ